The Brumimicrobium sp. genomic interval ATTTCATAACTGATTGGGAATTAGAAGGTAAAAATCAACAAATCGGACTTGATAATGGTTTAGACTTGGAATTCAAGATGAATGGTGACTTCATTAGAATTGATAGCTAACTTATTCAGAAACGTCAATAGATAAAAAAAATACCATTGGGCTGGTAAATTATTTCTATTGAATTTTTTAGAGAAAAAAAGTAGTGATTTTACCCAATATTTGTGGTAAAAGTCATTATCATATATAATTTTATCATTAAGAACGTATTACCTTTACTTTATAATCATTTCCTACCTTAATAATGGAAGAAGGAGTGCTCATATCTTCGTTTAAACGCTCATTTAATATAAAATCGACTTGCTCTTTGATGATGGAATTAATTTCTGAATAATTTCGCGCAGTAGGTTCTTTTGAAATATTTGCACTCGTTGATACGATTGGCTTTCTGAGTTGCTGTATCATTCTTTTACATAAATTATCGTCTGTGACACGTATGGCTATACTTCCATCTTCTGCTAATAAAGATGTTGGTAAACCATTGGGTGTGTCATAAATAATGGTAGTGGGTTTAGTAGCCAAATCAATTAAATCGTAACATACATCAGGAATGTTGTCGACATATCGTTCAAGCATGGCAACACTATCAACCAAGAGTATAAAAGACTTATGAGCGTCTCTTTTTTTGATTTCAATAATGCGTTGGATAGCCTCCTCATTGGTACAATCGCAACCTATTCCCCAAACTGTATCCGTAGGATAAAGTAATGTCTTCCCATCTTTTAAACCTTGAACAGCTTCCTTGATATCAACTAATTGCGACATTATTTTTCTTTTAAAGTTTTTAGATTTAATGTTAGATAATAAAACTCTTTTGTGCTATTTTGTTTCAGCCATTCAAAACCCTCTTTCTCTCCCGAAATAGCTAGTGCTATATTATGAAGAAGTAGAAAATTATTCTTTTGCAACCATTCAGATGCTTCCTCGTTTCCTTCACTTGCGTTAACTAATGCTAATAAATGTGGAAATCCATTTTGCATCAACCAATCAATAGCCTCTGGTTTATGATAATAGGCGTGAATAGTCATGGTTAATTCCTTATATCCGTTGTTAAACAAATAATCCAATAATTCAGAATGACCTTCAGCACCTTTTGCCCATGCTAGGATGATTTTAGGAGGGTACTCCCTCAAGATGATTTTGGGTTTTGCCCCATCCTGATATTTCAAATTGCCTCTTAATCGCTTAAATAAACCTGCCATCTTTTAAAATTAAAGCTTTTCCAAAGTTACTTCTTTTATTAGAATGCATTAACTTTGTTGAAAAAATACTGCAATGATAGATCATAAAGTTCTACAATTATATAAAGCTTCTAATAGATACGGAGATTATTTAGAAATGGACTTGGAAATTCTAGAAGAAGGGAAATGTAAATATGTTATCGAAATCAAGGAAAAACATTTGGCAACTCCTATTGCGGCACATGGGGGAGTTGTAGCCGGAGTGATTGATGGAACCATGGGAGTCGCTGCTTTAACTGTTGCTGGTAGAAGTGGAAATGTAGTTAGTACAGTAGATTTACATATCAATTATTTAAAGCCAGTCAAGTTAGGAGATGTCCTTACAGCTCACGGAGAAGTTGTCTCAGCAGGTAAACGTTTAATTTATGCAGAGGCTTCAGTTGTGAATCAAAATAATGTATTAGTAGCCAAAGCAGGAGGCACATTTAATGCTTATCCTGCTGAAAAGGCTTTTCATAAATTCTAAGTATTGAAAGAAAAAGAAACTTAATATTTTTTTTATTGATATAATTACTATAATTTAGCCTAACCGTTGGTTTAATTATTTTAAGATGAAAAGAGTAACTACTGCTATTATAATACTCTTATTATATTTCGTGTCTTATTCTCAGGAAATATGTAATAATGGTATTGATGATGATGGGGATGGTTTAATTGATTTAAATGATCCCGATTGTGATTGTAACGGATTTGGAAATTCAACAAATATCCCGTCATTAATTCCAAACCCTTCGTTTGAAGATAGAAATTGTTGTCCCACCTCATTTTCTCAATTGAATTGTGCACAAACTTGGATGCAGGCAACTTCTGCTACATCAGATTATTTTGCTTGTGGGTATTCCTTTGGAGCGGCAAACCAAGCAGGAATATCTGCAGCAGATGGTAGTGCTTATATTGGAGCTATCTTTCAAAATGGTTGGAGAGAATATGTAGGTTCCTGCTTATTAAGTCCCCTACTTGCAGGTGAGACCTATGTTTTAGACTTTAATATTGCTTCGTTTCCTATAACTGGTATGGGAGGAGTGTGTAATAATGGTACAATTAACTATGGAGATGTTGACATCTCAATCTTTGGAACAACAGATTGCAGCTATTTACCTGTGAGCACTACAGATTGCCCTTCAAATGCATCTCCTAATTGGAACTTAATAGGGAGTCAAACGTATTCGCCTAGCAATTCTTGGAGTGTCTTAACTATTACATTTACACCAACAGTAGATATTTATGCAATTATGATAGGCGCCCCTTGTAGCTTACCTGCTGCTTATAATGGTTCACCTTGTTATGCATATTTTGTATTTGATAATTTGATACTTCAAGCAGAAGATTATTTTAATTCTTTGTCTATTACTGAAACTGGGAATTATTGCACCAATGATTTAACTTTACATGCAACAGCAGATAGTTTAGGAGGAACATGGCAATGGTATTTTGAAGGTGTTGCAATTGTAGGTCAAACTGGCCCAGATCTTAATTTGGCTATTAATGGAATGGGAGATGGTGTGTATAATGCACTATATACACTTGGTTCTAACTGTGGAGTTGCAAACTATACCGTTAATTCAGTAGTTCAATTACATCCAGACTTCACCTCAACGATTGAGTGTCAGGGTGTTGCCACTTCTTTTGCAAATACATCGACATCTTCTGGTGATCCTATCAGTATGTGGTCTTGGGATTTTGATAATAATGGTGTTATAGATGATAATGGACAGAATGTTTCCTATGTATTTCCGACTAGTGGAACCCATAATGTTAGTCTTCAGATAACTAGCAGTACAGGATGTCAACATGATACTGTAATTCAAGTAGTAGTGAATCCAAATCCCGTGGTTGATTTTACATGGGGTGATGTGTGTATTGGAAATTCAGTTGTTTTTAATAATGGAACCACTATTTCTTCGGGTTCTATAGCTAGTTGGTCCTGGGATTTTGGTGATGGTTCAACCGGTACCTCCCAAAATGAAAGTCATTTATACAGTTCATCAGGTTCTTTTAATGTCACTTTACAAGCAACATCAAATCAAAATTGTGTAGATCAAATTACTAAGACGGTAAATGTTTATCCACAACCTAGTGCAGATTTTAATTTTGTAAATGCTTGTACTAATGAGCCTATTTCTTTGACTAGCACCTCAACTTCAAGCGCGGGTGGATTTAGTCATTATTATTGGGATGTTAATAATGATGGAATAGATGAATTCACTACTCAGAATACTCAATATTCCTATAATCAAGCTGGGCAATATCCGGTTAGACTTATTGTAGAAGATTTTAATGGTTGCAGAGATACTATTATTCAACAAGTGACATCCTATGCTTTGCCACATGCCGATTATACAGCCACCTTTGTTTGTGAAGATGATATCACATCTTTTACGAATACTTCCATGATTAATCCCGTAGATAATGACATGATTTCAACCTATGCTTGGAGTTTCGGAGACGGAAACACATCTAATCAAGAAAATCCAACGCATGGATACGGGGTAGAGAATGTTTATACAGCACAATTAGTTATTACAACAAACTATGGTTGTAAGGATTCTATTTCTAAACCTGTAGAAGTCTATCCATTACCTC includes:
- a CDS encoding L-threonylcarbamoyladenylate synthase, which translates into the protein MSQLVDIKEAVQGLKDGKTLLYPTDTVWGIGCDCTNEEAIQRIIEIKKRDAHKSFILLVDSVAMLERYVDNIPDVCYDLIDLATKPTTIIYDTPNGLPTSLLAEDGSIAIRVTDDNLCKRMIQQLRKPIVSTSANISKEPTARNYSEINSIIKEQVDFILNERLNEDMSTPSSIIKVGNDYKVKVIRS
- a CDS encoding PKD domain-containing protein, with protein sequence MKRVTTAIIILLLYFVSYSQEICNNGIDDDGDGLIDLNDPDCDCNGFGNSTNIPSLIPNPSFEDRNCCPTSFSQLNCAQTWMQATSATSDYFACGYSFGAANQAGISAADGSAYIGAIFQNGWREYVGSCLLSPLLAGETYVLDFNIASFPITGMGGVCNNGTINYGDVDISIFGTTDCSYLPVSTTDCPSNASPNWNLIGSQTYSPSNSWSVLTITFTPTVDIYAIMIGAPCSLPAAYNGSPCYAYFVFDNLILQAEDYFNSLSITETGNYCTNDLTLHATADSLGGTWQWYFEGVAIVGQTGPDLNLAINGMGDGVYNALYTLGSNCGVANYTVNSVVQLHPDFTSTIECQGVATSFANTSTSSGDPISMWSWDFDNNGVIDDNGQNVSYVFPTSGTHNVSLQITSSTGCQHDTVIQVVVNPNPVVDFTWGDVCIGNSVVFNNGTTISSGSIASWSWDFGDGSTGTSQNESHLYSSSGSFNVTLQATSNQNCVDQITKTVNVYPQPSADFNFVNACTNEPISLTSTSTSSAGGFSHYYWDVNNDGIDEFTTQNTQYSYNQAGQYPVRLIVEDFNGCRDTIIQQVTSYALPHADYTATFVCEDDITSFTNTSMINPVDNDMISTYAWSFGDGNTSNQENPTHGYGVENVYTAQLVITTNYGCKDSISKPVEVYPLPHVNFSPTDVCLNFTTNFTDQSIISNTHTSNSNVQWSWDFADGTTSTLQNPTHVYGTDGTYNATLTVTSNHGCENNTTLVVTVHSLPIVSFSGQNLEGCAPLCPVITSTSTINAPSTLNQFIWTLSDGRTYTGNSFSDCYENTSGFDISYGVNLEVISNFGCTQNTTVNDYIQVYHNPIAGFYYLPENPDILNSEVEFHNTSLYANSYIWTIDNIGNMNEFEPKIDFPYEPVKYGVMLVAYTDKGCVDTARSVVNIRDKVIFYVPNTFTPDNDHFNETFQPVFSSGFDPQTYTLLIFNRWGEIIFESHDVNVGWRGTYGIDSNIPVKDGTYVWKIMFKETMTDKHHTYTGHVNILR
- a CDS encoding PaaI family thioesterase, with translation MIDHKVLQLYKASNRYGDYLEMDLEILEEGKCKYVIEIKEKHLATPIAAHGGVVAGVIDGTMGVAALTVAGRSGNVVSTVDLHINYLKPVKLGDVLTAHGEVVSAGKRLIYAEASVVNQNNVLVAKAGGTFNAYPAEKAFHKF